Proteins from one Coffea eugenioides isolate CCC68of unplaced genomic scaffold, Ceug_1.0 ScVebR1_1201;HRSCAF=2016, whole genome shotgun sequence genomic window:
- the LOC113755107 gene encoding cytochrome P450 86B1-like, producing MTCQPTYHSFLHNCIFCHPKIMNFNLNSMNSTYSSSFVAGNFARKFLSGGLFFFMPAEVQMLELLLAVFVFIVIHSLRQKKRQGLPNWPFVGMLPSLILGLQGDMYEWISGVLCRQNGTFIFTGPWGTNLNCVVTSDPRNLEYLLKTKFSNFPKGEYFRNTVRDLLGDGIFSADDEIWQRQRKTASLEFHSTKFRSMTTESLLELVHSRLLPVLEESVKKSVPVDLQDILLRLTFDNVCMIAFGVDPGCLRPGLPEIPFARAFEDATEATLFRFVTPTLTWRAMRSLNIGTEKKLTDSIREVDKFAEEVIQTRKKELSLPTESEKQRSDLLTVF from the coding sequence ATGACTTGCCAACCAACTTATCACAGTTTTTTGCACAACTGCATTTTTTGTCATCCCAAAATCATGAATTTCAATCTAAACAGCATGAATTCCACCTattcttcttcctttgttgCTGGCAATTTTGCCAGAAAATTTCTTTCAGGAGGACTGTTTTTCTTCATGCCTGCAGAGGTTCAAATGCTCGAGCTTTTACTTGCTGTTTTTGTTTTCATAGTTATACATTCTCTGAGGCAAAAGAAGAGGCAAGGGTTGCCAAACTGGCCCTTCGTGGGAATGTTACCTTCTTTGATCCTTGGTCTTCAAGGAGACATGTACGAGTGGATTTCAGGTGTTTTATGCCGGCAAAACGGCACTTTCATATTCACAGGTCCTTGGGGTACAAACCTTAACTGTGTTGTAACATCTGATCCTCGTAATCTTGAGTATCTGCTCAAGACTAAGTTCTCAAATTTTCCTAAAGGGGAATACTTTCGGAACACTGTCAGAGATCTCCTTGGAGATGGCATATTCAGCGCAGATGATGAAATCTGGCAACGACAAAGGAAGACTGCAAGCCTGGAGTTCCATTCCACCAAGTTCCGAAGCATGACCACTGAATCATTGCTGGAGCTGGTTCATTCTAGGCTCTTACCGGTCTTGGAGGAGTCGGTTAAAAAATCTGTGCCTGTTGATTTACAGGATATTCTACTTAGACTAACATTTGATAATGTCTGCATGATAGCTTTCGGGGTTGATCCTGGCTGTTTACGCCCTGGATTGCCCGAGATACCATTTGCTCGGGCATTCGAGGATGCAACCGAAGCAACCTTGTTTCGATTCGTCACTCCAACACTAACTTGGAGGGCTATGAGATCTCTGAACATTGGGACAGAGAAGAAACTGACTGATTCAATCAGGGAGGTTGACAAGTTCGCAGAAGAAGTGATTCAGACTAGGAAGAAAGAACTTTCTTTACCAACAGAAAGTGAAAAACAAAGATCAGACCTCTTAACTGTGTTT